A stretch of the Poseidonibacter antarcticus genome encodes the following:
- a CDS encoding energy transducer TonB, giving the protein MKRYLNSFFITLALYLIIAFALFAMFADEKIKAKKSESSKIISLNHIKLEKEVIKKKPVEEKQEDVKPKKVEAKKVEPKKIEKKKVIKKVEAKKPKPKPKKIVKKKIVKKKVEKVVKAKKTKEIKKREVTKPKNQKIEKVVEKKAPSESKVSNVAKKVVSTPKEVDVRENYLNQHLAQIRSYINKNVKYPKRARIMHIQDVVRVKFTLLKNGEVTNITILSGSRHLQKATIQAVENASSFFPRVSKDIVIIIPIEYKLI; this is encoded by the coding sequence ATGAAACGATATTTAAACTCATTTTTTATTACATTAGCTTTATATCTAATTATCGCTTTTGCATTATTTGCAATGTTTGCAGATGAAAAAATCAAAGCGAAGAAATCAGAATCTTCAAAAATAATATCTCTAAATCATATTAAATTAGAAAAAGAAGTTATAAAGAAAAAACCAGTAGAAGAAAAACAAGAAGATGTAAAACCTAAGAAAGTAGAAGCTAAAAAAGTTGAGCCTAAAAAAATAGAAAAAAAGAAAGTCATAAAAAAAGTAGAAGCTAAGAAACCAAAACCAAAACCAAAAAAAATAGTAAAAAAGAAGATAGTTAAGAAAAAAGTAGAAAAAGTAGTTAAAGCTAAAAAAACAAAAGAAATTAAAAAACGAGAAGTTACAAAGCCTAAAAATCAAAAAATAGAAAAAGTTGTAGAAAAAAAAGCACCTAGTGAGAGTAAAGTTTCAAATGTAGCTAAAAAAGTAGTTTCAACACCTAAAGAAGTTGATGTAAGAGAAAATTATCTAAATCAACATCTTGCGCAAATTAGAAGCTACATTAATAAAAATGTAAAGTATCCTAAACGTGCAAGAATAATGCATATCCAAGATGTAGTAAGAGTGAAATTTACTTTACTTAAAAATGGTGAAGTTACTAATATCACGATATTAAGTGGAAGTAGACATTTGCAAAAAGCAACAATTCAAGCAGTTGAAAATGCTTCTTCTTTTTTCCCTAGAGTATCAAAAGATATTGTAATTATAATACCAATTGAATATAAACTTATCTAA
- a CDS encoding metallophosphoesterase family protein encodes MKIAILSDIKSNVYALKEVLMDAKNNDVDVLLNLGDSFYGPIAPKATYDLIRQNEFITLLGDEDRKILEASLDQLENNDTLRYVYNDLGDEVLYWIQELPFEKLIGDDFYMIHGTYQDDSLYMLEDISSGKAVLRDDNKILEILDDIKSKFVFCGNSCTPRCVNLSSGQVVINPGSVGIQALSKEEPNKHIIENNSIEASYVILTIDDEKYDIELRKVAYDFESAALKASANNREDWANVLRTGKVN; translated from the coding sequence ATGAAAATCGCTATTTTATCTGATATAAAATCAAATGTTTACGCACTAAAAGAAGTTTTAATGGATGCAAAAAATAATGATGTTGATGTATTATTAAATCTTGGAGATTCTTTTTATGGACCTATTGCTCCAAAAGCTACTTATGATTTAATAAGACAAAATGAATTTATTACACTTTTAGGTGACGAAGATAGAAAAATTTTAGAAGCATCATTAGATCAGTTAGAAAATAACGATACATTAAGATACGTTTATAATGATTTAGGAGATGAAGTTTTATATTGGATTCAAGAACTACCATTTGAAAAACTAATTGGTGATGATTTTTATATGATTCATGGAACTTATCAAGATGACTCTTTATATATGTTAGAAGATATTTCAAGTGGAAAAGCAGTTTTAAGAGATGATAATAAAATATTAGAGATTCTTGATGATATTAAATCAAAATTTGTATTTTGCGGAAACTCTTGTACTCCAAGATGCGTAAACTTAAGTTCAGGACAAGTAGTAATAAATCCAGGTTCCGTAGGAATACAAGCTTTAAGTAAAGAAGAACCAAATAAACATATTATAGAAAATAACTCTATTGAAGCTTCTTATGTGATTTTGACAATTGATGATGAAAAATATGATATTGAATTAAGAAAAGTTGCTTATGATTTTGAAAGTGCTGCATTAAAAGCAAGTGCAAATAATAGAGAAGATTGGGCAAATGTTTTAAGAACAGGAAAAGTTAACTAG
- a CDS encoding sulfite exporter TauE/SafE family protein has translation METISIISIITIAFLGSFGHCVGMCGGIVIAYSSTKIRDEWSKKVQAIAHLLYSFGRVTTYMILGALFGLVGGVVTFDNMTSGIFLVITGLMMVLVGLSLMGKIKFLTILEHSCSKSPLYQNTFKSLLGSDSLFSFYLLGMLNGLLPCGFVYVFAITAASTGSAFWGAFVMLIFGLSTIPALFSLGFFVGLFKQSNLRGLFIKLASILVIAFGFYIVYHGYEYIIDPTKSILSCHI, from the coding sequence ATGGAAACGATAAGTATAATATCAATAATAACAATTGCATTTTTAGGTTCTTTTGGACACTGTGTTGGTATGTGTGGGGGAATTGTAATCGCCTATTCAAGTACCAAAATTAGAGATGAATGGTCAAAAAAAGTACAAGCAATAGCCCATCTTCTTTACTCGTTTGGTAGAGTTACAACATATATGATTCTAGGAGCATTATTTGGTTTAGTAGGTGGCGTTGTAACTTTCGATAATATGACAAGTGGAATATTTTTAGTAATTACAGGCTTAATGATGGTCTTAGTTGGACTCTCACTAATGGGAAAAATCAAATTTTTAACAATCTTAGAACACTCATGTTCAAAATCTCCACTTTATCAAAATACATTCAAATCACTTTTAGGTTCAGATTCACTATTTAGTTTTTATTTATTAGGAATGTTAAATGGCTTACTTCCATGTGGTTTTGTATATGTCTTTGCAATAACAGCTGCAAGTACAGGAAGTGCTTTTTGGGGTGCTTTTGTAATGTTGATATTTGGACTTAGCACTATACCTGCTTTATTTTCTTTAGGTTTTTTCGTAGGCTTATTTAAACAATCAAATTTAAGAGGATTATTTATAAAACTAGCTTCTATATTAGTAATAGCCTTTGGTTTTTATATAGTTTATCACGGTTATGAATATATCATTGATCCTACAAAATCTATATTAAGCTGTCATATATAA
- a CDS encoding TonB-dependent receptor plug domain-containing protein, with protein MNKKISTSIVASLLIATNIYATEELAPITVTSATKTAQSIKDVTSNIDVITSEEIEERHFSSVTEALNTLPGISFTSNGGLGNSSSVYVRGNDSKRTLVLIDGIRYNDITGLSGAPFEHLMIEDIEQIEVVKGAQSGVWGADASAGVINIITKTAKSGTHGDINVEYGSFDTKKYGMNLSHKTDKYYVKGSIHKIDTDGYSSFVAKKSSADYGKRGDKLGLEDDGYENLTVNLKAGYNIDDSNKIDVSHTIIDADSNFDSSSADAYNTSSTKDKFSTISYENKNDFATTDIYAKRSEFDREYYYPAYGSLSEYDGVVKEYGVKTNIAYLNDSSFLVLGADYKSFEHKNDLNEKYNNKAVFITNSNKFNDNKTIITESLRFDSYTKFDDKTTAKIGIKQYIWKDLNVSANYGTAYNVPTLYNLYSYYGNEDLNPEETKNYDFQVEYQGFSVTYFNSKIKDMIDYDFATSKYNNIDGTSTLKGYEFAYKHNLGADALLSLNYTHLSAQDSDGEDLARRAKRQVGFGVDYYGIDKLHLNVNGSYVGTRYNSANKAGAQTGRYTVWNSVINYEINKTFSTYLKVDNLFDKYYQTVDGYATAERSAYIGLKATF; from the coding sequence ATGAATAAGAAAATATCTACAAGTATAGTTGCAAGCTTACTTATTGCAACAAATATCTACGCTACAGAAGAATTAGCTCCAATCACAGTTACAAGTGCTACAAAAACAGCTCAGTCAATCAAAGATGTTACATCAAATATAGATGTTATTACAAGTGAAGAAATAGAAGAAAGACACTTTAGTAGTGTTACAGAAGCTTTAAATACACTTCCTGGAATATCATTTACTAGTAATGGTGGATTAGGTAATTCATCATCTGTTTATGTAAGAGGTAATGATTCAAAAAGAACTTTAGTTCTAATTGATGGAATTAGATACAACGATATTACAGGATTAAGTGGCGCTCCTTTTGAGCATTTAATGATAGAAGATATTGAGCAAATAGAAGTTGTAAAAGGCGCACAAAGTGGTGTTTGGGGTGCTGATGCTAGTGCGGGTGTAATTAATATTATTACAAAAACTGCAAAATCAGGTACTCATGGTGATATAAATGTAGAGTATGGATCATTTGATACTAAAAAATACGGTATGAATTTATCACATAAAACAGATAAATATTATGTAAAAGGTTCTATTCATAAAATAGATACAGATGGTTATTCTTCTTTTGTTGCAAAGAAGTCTTCTGCTGATTATGGAAAAAGAGGCGATAAATTAGGTTTAGAAGATGATGGATATGAAAACTTAACTGTAAATTTAAAAGCTGGTTATAATATTGATGATTCAAATAAAATTGATGTATCACACACAATTATTGATGCAGATAGTAATTTTGATAGTTCAAGTGCTGATGCGTATAATACATCAAGTACAAAAGATAAATTTTCAACAATTTCTTATGAAAATAAAAATGATTTTGCAACAACAGATATTTATGCAAAAAGATCTGAATTTGATAGAGAATACTACTACCCTGCATACGGTTCACTATCAGAGTATGATGGTGTTGTAAAAGAGTATGGAGTAAAAACAAATATTGCATATTTAAATGATAGTTCTTTTTTAGTTTTAGGAGCAGATTATAAATCATTTGAACATAAAAATGATTTAAATGAAAAATATAATAATAAAGCTGTTTTTATAACGAATAGCAATAAATTTAATGATAATAAAACAATCATAACAGAATCTTTACGATTTGATTCATATACAAAATTTGATGATAAAACAACTGCTAAAATAGGAATAAAACAATATATTTGGAAGGATTTAAATGTAAGTGCAAATTATGGTACTGCTTATAATGTTCCAACTTTATATAATTTATATTCATATTATGGAAATGAAGACTTAAATCCAGAAGAGACAAAAAATTATGATTTCCAAGTTGAATATCAAGGTTTCTCTGTAACATATTTTAATAGTAAAATAAAAGATATGATTGATTATGATTTTGCTACATCTAAATACAATAATATAGATGGAACATCAACATTAAAAGGTTATGAATTTGCTTATAAACATAATTTAGGTGCAGATGCATTATTAAGTTTAAACTATACTCATTTAAGCGCACAAGATAGTGATGGAGAAGACTTAGCAAGACGTGCAAAAAGACAAGTTGGATTTGGAGTTGATTATTATGGAATTGATAAATTACATTTAAATGTTAATGGTTCATACGTAGGAACTAGATATAATAGTGCAAATAAAGCAGGTGCTCAAACGGGAAGATACACAGTTTGGAATTCAGTAATTAACTATGAAATCAACAAAACTTTCTCAACTTACTTAAAAGTTGATAACTTATTTGATAAATATTATCAAACAGTTGATGGTTACGCAACAGCTGAGAGAAGTGCATACATAGGTTTAAAGGCTACATTCTAA
- a CDS encoding ATP-binding cassette domain-containing protein — translation MLEINNYNSNILSDITFSLKTNENLIILGENGAGKSTLAKVLSNLIENNNVNVFNQNISDLSDNKRSEYINYIPPKLSIFDEYITLREFFELACINQIDNKKIDDLINILNLEKLEHKHCKAFSSGEKQLLLLGSSIMHNAKITIFDELTANLDISRLKEVFDIFKANYLQQKIVITHNLDLAYALKYKVLYMKDGKILFFGENDEFFSTENLKRFYNNSIQKVNEHLVVNL, via the coding sequence ATGTTAGAAATAAATAACTATAATAGCAATATTCTATCAGATATTACATTTTCTTTAAAGACAAATGAAAACTTAATTATTTTAGGTGAAAATGGAGCAGGGAAGTCAACTCTTGCAAAGGTTTTATCTAATTTAATTGAAAACAATAATGTAAATGTTTTTAATCAAAATATTTCAGATTTAAGTGATAATAAAAGAAGTGAATATATAAACTATATTCCACCAAAACTATCAATATTTGATGAGTACATAACTTTAAGAGAATTTTTTGAATTAGCGTGTATTAATCAAATTGATAATAAAAAAATCGATGATTTAATAAATATTTTAAACTTAGAAAAACTAGAACACAAGCACTGTAAAGCCTTTAGTTCAGGTGAAAAACAACTTTTACTTTTAGGTTCAAGTATTATGCACAATGCAAAAATCACTATTTTTGATGAGTTAACTGCAAACTTAGATATTTCAAGACTAAAAGAAGTTTTTGATATTTTTAAAGCCAATTACCTACAACAAAAAATAGTAATCACTCATAATCTTGATTTAGCTTATGCTTTAAAGTATAAAGTTTTATATATGAAAGATGGGAAAATACTGTTTTTTGGAGAAAATGATGAATTCTTTTCAACAGAAAACCTAAAAAGATTTTATAATAATTCAATACAAAAAGTAAATGAGCATTTGGTGGTAAACTTATGA
- a CDS encoding cobyrinate a,c-diamide synthase, translating to MIKALCISATASNQGKTILTTALLYHYKNSVRPFKIGPDFIDPLFHKKICNTPSVNLDTCIMNENQVRWMFNNYANKDISILEGVMGFYDGMDKGSSAYDVTKLLNIPTIMILDASGSYITLSAIIKGLKEYQKGNTIKAVVFNHISSSMHFELIKKQVEKDFDDIVVLGWIKSKLDTLESVHLGLDLSNNDKDKLEDISKEVLCNIDLKKLDEIANFKYEYKENYPFETIKKYNKHLTLVYDDNFTFLYYDNLKFLEETFQKVTIVNSIKDEAIPSDSDIVIICGGYIETQKAYDRFKNSKIFQESLINHAKTKVVYGECAGLIVLGQKVDDKKMLGLLAIDFELTSRPNRLGYYQNDLGMTGHAFHYTKVLGSNKGEYTLYKKKNQNEVYGAFKNKKVFGTYLHTMYRNNFSKIKRYLDL from the coding sequence ATCATAAAAGCTTTATGTATAAGTGCAACAGCATCAAATCAGGGTAAAACGATATTAACAACAGCCTTGCTTTATCATTATAAAAATTCAGTAAGACCTTTTAAAATAGGTCCAGATTTTATTGACCCACTATTTCATAAAAAGATTTGTAATACACCTAGTGTAAATTTAGACACTTGTATTATGAATGAAAATCAAGTTAGGTGGATGTTTAATAACTACGCAAATAAAGATATTTCAATATTAGAAGGAGTTATGGGCTTTTATGATGGAATGGACAAAGGCTCATCAGCTTATGACGTTACAAAGCTTTTAAATATACCAACTATTATGATACTTGATGCAAGTGGTTCATATATAACATTAAGTGCCATAATAAAAGGACTAAAAGAGTATCAAAAAGGTAATACAATCAAAGCAGTTGTTTTTAATCACATTTCATCTTCTATGCATTTTGAACTTATAAAAAAACAAGTAGAAAAAGATTTTGATGATATTGTAGTTCTAGGATGGATAAAAAGTAAACTTGATACTTTAGAATCTGTTCATTTAGGATTAGATTTAAGTAATAATGATAAAGATAAACTTGAAGATATTTCAAAAGAAGTTCTTTGTAATATTGATCTAAAAAAGCTTGATGAAATAGCTAATTTTAAATATGAATACAAAGAAAACTATCCATTTGAAACAATAAAAAAATATAATAAACATTTAACACTTGTATATGATGATAACTTCACTTTTCTTTATTATGACAATTTGAAATTTTTAGAAGAAACTTTTCAAAAAGTTACAATAGTAAATAGTATAAAAGATGAAGCAATTCCAAGCGATAGTGATATTGTCATTATCTGTGGTGGATATATAGAAACACAAAAAGCCTATGATAGATTCAAAAACTCAAAAATATTTCAAGAATCATTAATAAATCACGCAAAAACAAAAGTAGTTTATGGTGAATGTGCTGGACTTATAGTTTTAGGACAAAAAGTAGATGATAAAAAAATGCTAGGCTTATTAGCAATAGATTTTGAACTAACATCTCGTCCAAATAGGCTAGGGTATTATCAAAATGATTTAGGAATGACAGGACACGCTTTTCATTATACAAAAGTTTTAGGAAGTAATAAAGGTGAATATACCTTATACAAAAAGAAAAATCAAAATGAAGTTTACGGAGCATTTAAAAATAAGAAAGTATTTGGAACATACCTTCATACAATGTACAGAAACAACTTTTCTAAGATTAAAAGATATTTAGATTTATAA
- the exbD gene encoding TonB system transport protein ExbD, with protein sequence MKLKKFDSINVIPFIDVLLVLLTIVLLTSTFISKGIIPVSLPDAKSASNIKEKKEIIITIKKDNTIFAGKNISGLEDIKKHILLLPKDTPIHINSDKDSKFETFVQVLDMLKEHEYSNISIVTKK encoded by the coding sequence ATGAAACTGAAGAAGTTTGATTCAATAAACGTAATACCTTTTATAGATGTATTATTAGTATTATTAACAATTGTTTTACTCACTTCCACTTTTATTTCAAAAGGTATTATTCCTGTATCTTTACCTGATGCTAAAAGTGCTAGTAATATAAAAGAGAAAAAAGAAATTATAATTACAATTAAAAAAGATAATACAATATTCGCAGGTAAAAATATAAGTGGACTAGAAGATATAAAAAAACATATATTACTTTTGCCAAAAGATACGCCAATTCATATAAATAGTGATAAAGACTCAAAGTTTGAAACTTTTGTACAAGTTTTAGATATGTTAAAAGAACACGAGTATTCAAATATTTCTATTGTGACGAAGAAATGA
- a CDS encoding ABC transporter substrate-binding protein gives MNKYIFILLFFCINLMGESRIVTLTPSINEIVYALGMGKNVVANTKYCDFPLESKKVKKVGGYSTISLEKILEAKPTVVIAQNYDAKMLGNLKNLNIKTMVFKTDTLDSIKNTIKTLGEYFGKQKKANELISKIDTSLKSLENIVLDKKILIVIGPRKNLNNQIYITGNNLYFEDIIKASGNKNAYFSTSTNQPVVNSEKIINMNPDIIVMISPFLDGKEKEQKELIKLWQTLPINASVKKNIYVVDKLYAGIPSQRVIYFMKDFKKILENVRNK, from the coding sequence ATGAATAAATATATATTTATACTTTTATTTTTCTGTATAAATTTAATGGGGGAGAGCAGAATTGTAACTCTGACTCCTTCAATAAATGAAATAGTTTACGCTCTTGGAATGGGAAAAAATGTAGTTGCAAATACAAAATATTGTGATTTTCCTCTTGAGTCTAAAAAAGTGAAAAAAGTTGGTGGATATTCTACTATTTCCTTAGAAAAAATCCTTGAAGCAAAACCAACAGTAGTAATTGCACAAAATTATGATGCAAAAATGCTAGGAAATCTTAAAAATCTAAATATTAAAACTATGGTTTTTAAAACTGATACCTTAGATTCTATTAAAAATACTATCAAAACTTTAGGTGAATATTTTGGAAAGCAGAAAAAAGCAAATGAACTAATTTCTAAGATTGATACTTCTTTAAAATCATTAGAAAATATTGTACTTGACAAAAAAATATTAATTGTAATTGGTCCACGAAAAAATTTGAATAATCAAATATATATTACAGGTAACAACTTATATTTTGAAGATATTATAAAAGCTTCAGGAAATAAAAATGCTTATTTTTCAACGAGTACAAATCAACCAGTTGTAAATAGTGAAAAGATTATAAATATGAATCCAGATATTATCGTAATGATTTCACCATTTTTAGATGGAAAAGAAAAAGAGCAAAAAGAGTTGATAAAACTTTGGCAAACACTTCCTATAAATGCAAGTGTAAAGAAAAATATTTATGTTGTAGATAAACTATACGCAGGAATTCCAAGTCAAAGAGTGATTTATTTTATGAAAGATTTTAAAAAGATATTAGAAAATGTTAGAAATAAATAA
- a CDS encoding HAD family hydrolase, whose translation MRLIMFDMDGTLINSGFAITNSINYVRENLGLEELERNYILEKLNEPDINSAEFFYGTKEFTPKQTKLFEEYYDKHCLSDLVLYDGIAKLINDLKGDFKLAVATNANSLYARRMLNHVGIGENFSTILGYDSVKNPKPHPEMVNKILNKYSVSNTNAQMIGDSHKDIIAATKAGVDSVLVNWGFSNHEKDAIETIEQLEEKIYKKFR comes from the coding sequence ATGCGTTTAATTATGTTTGATATGGATGGAACTTTAATAAATAGTGGCTTTGCTATCACAAATAGTATTAATTATGTAAGAGAAAATTTAGGACTTGAAGAATTAGAAAGAAATTATATTTTAGAAAAATTAAATGAGCCAGATATAAATTCAGCTGAGTTTTTTTATGGTACAAAAGAGTTTACTCCTAAACAAACAAAGCTTTTTGAAGAATACTATGATAAACATTGTTTAAGTGATTTAGTACTTTATGATGGTATTGCAAAGTTAATTAATGATTTAAAAGGTGATTTCAAACTTGCTGTTGCAACAAATGCTAATTCTTTATATGCAAGAAGAATGTTAAATCACGTGGGAATTGGAGAGAATTTTTCTACAATTCTAGGTTATGATAGTGTGAAAAATCCTAAACCACATCCTGAAATGGTAAATAAAATCTTAAATAAATACAGTGTTTCAAATACAAATGCGCAAATGATTGGCGATTCTCACAAAGACATAATAGCAGCTACAAAAGCTGGTGTTGATTCAGTTTTAGTAAATTGGGGATTTTCAAATCATGAAAAAGATGCAATTGAAACAATAGAACAATTAGAAGAAAAGATATATAAAAAATTTAGATAA
- a CDS encoding FecCD family ABC transporter permease: protein MKLGLYIISAIILIISPFLGEIILNLNEILDTSTITYKVFWDLRVSRVLLAFLVGGILALSGLIFQIIFKNALITPYTLGIASGTTLFTAISIVFFPAMILSISSAFGSLITITILYYISKNINKNTVAVSTNSILLIGIALSYFYSSALMLVFYMSNLEQNYSIVRFTLGSLDTVGFESPAIIFVMALIMYFTIYSNKAKIKLLLISNDTAFLKGLNVHKLNLLLLVVISICVGVSISFVGPIGFIGLVIPHIVKLIYKKSADQLIFPVFFYGGIFLVISDLIARNLNTASSLPIGVVTAFIGAPFFVYLLIKRNRSS, encoded by the coding sequence ATGAAACTTGGCTTATATATTATCTCAGCAATTATTCTTATAATATCTCCATTTTTAGGTGAAATTATATTAAATCTAAATGAAATTTTAGATACCTCAACAATTACTTACAAAGTATTTTGGGATTTAAGAGTTTCAAGAGTTTTATTAGCTTTTTTAGTTGGTGGAATACTTGCTTTAAGTGGTTTAATTTTTCAAATTATATTTAAAAATGCACTTATAACACCTTATACCTTAGGAATTGCAAGTGGAACTACGCTTTTTACAGCAATTTCGATTGTATTTTTCCCTGCGATGATTTTATCTATTTCATCTGCTTTTGGCTCACTAATTACAATCACTATTCTTTATTATATTTCTAAGAATATAAACAAAAATACAGTTGCAGTATCAACAAATTCAATACTTTTAATTGGTATTGCTTTATCATACTTTTATTCATCTGCTTTGATGTTGGTTTTTTATATGAGTAATTTAGAACAAAATTATTCAATTGTACGATTTACATTAGGTAGCTTAGATACAGTTGGTTTTGAAAGTCCAGCTATTATTTTTGTAATGGCTTTAATTATGTATTTTACTATTTATTCTAATAAAGCAAAAATAAAACTACTTCTAATCTCAAATGATACAGCATTTTTAAAAGGTTTAAATGTACATAAATTAAATCTTTTACTTCTTGTAGTTATTTCTATTTGTGTAGGTGTTAGTATTAGTTTTGTTGGTCCCATTGGTTTTATTGGGCTTGTTATTCCTCATATTGTTAAGTTGATTTACAAAAAAAGTGCTGATCAGTTAATTTTTCCTGTATTTTTTTATGGTGGAATATTTTTAGTAATTTCTGATTTAATTGCACGAAACCTAAACACAGCTTCAAGTTTACCAATTGGTGTTGTAACTGCATTTATAGGTGCGCCATTTTTTGTATATTTATTGATTAAAAGAAACAGGTCTAGTTAA
- a CDS encoding tetratricopeptide repeat protein, with amino-acid sequence MQNQIITKLEKYLVYEDKLKLNTLNTTLKVRPKGAYISLIGVDSDELLNAFKEYLTTFENTEIFNYKSEQIIDEIITLNKEKTYIIDIYNIPDSFDIKNIVQHFRFNRDFIPDKNIRIFILASNKTLDVFSEKAYDFVTFNNFYGKFKDNKFDFNYKVNSEKLDKLIKEYKDLKPNTAKKIQIDKMIKIAKEAENIAKNDISLKYLNMALPKAKKIKNNSILGLLYTAFGNIYFQSVKYDLALRYYNYALKIAQEINDSLNKATLLSNIGNIYLKYNIEDKSLLYYKKAEKINKKLNNKYGLSNNYISISEIYINYKDYDKAFEYLEKSFELAVLVNDNFNISKYYNNKGVIYLECYDLNKALELFQKGLTMAKNYLYHSLIIAFLMNIARVYKLLLNFDLSLKYFHKALVLNKESKYIEDTKECEMNINEIENILNGVDTHNYFNTLVNKDSKAKDDIIKYLIYEANILKEKKNYNEAKEKLQESEKIANEINLKGLLCEVYMSSYDFYKTINDSKIANKYYNKAKYIIKNSGHKLFEKRLSEIKNSHL; translated from the coding sequence ATGCAAAATCAGATAATAACTAAACTAGAAAAATATTTAGTATATGAAGATAAACTAAAACTAAATACACTAAATACAACTTTAAAAGTTCGTCCAAAGGGTGCTTATATTTCACTAATAGGTGTTGATAGTGATGAACTTTTAAATGCTTTTAAAGAATATTTAACAACTTTTGAGAATACTGAAATATTTAACTACAAATCAGAGCAAATTATAGATGAAATTATTACTTTAAATAAAGAAAAAACATATATTATTGATATATATAATATTCCCGATAGCTTTGATATAAAAAATATAGTACAACACTTTAGATTTAACCGAGACTTTATACCTGATAAGAATATCCGTATATTTATACTTGCATCAAATAAAACACTTGATGTTTTCAGTGAAAAAGCTTATGATTTTGTGACATTTAATAATTTTTATGGAAAATTCAAAGATAATAAATTTGACTTTAATTATAAAGTTAATAGTGAAAAGTTAGATAAACTAATAAAAGAATACAAAGATTTAAAACCAAATACAGCTAAAAAAATTCAAATAGATAAAATGATAAAAATTGCAAAAGAAGCTGAAAATATTGCAAAAAATGATATTTCTCTTAAATATCTGAATATGGCATTACCAAAAGCAAAGAAAATTAAAAATAATTCTATCCTTGGTTTACTATATACAGCATTTGGAAATATTTATTTTCAAAGTGTAAAATATGATTTAGCTTTGAGATATTATAATTATGCTTTAAAAATTGCACAAGAAATAAATGACAGTTTAAATAAAGCTACGCTTTTATCTAATATTGGGAATATTTATCTTAAATATAATATTGAAGATAAATCACTTCTTTATTATAAAAAAGCAGAAAAAATTAATAAAAAATTAAATAATAAATATGGATTATCAAATAATTATATATCTATTTCAGAAATATATATAAATTATAAAGACTATGATAAAGCATTTGAATATTTGGAAAAATCATTTGAATTGGCTGTTTTAGTAAATGATAATTTCAATATTTCTAAATATTATAATAATAAAGGAGTTATTTATTTAGAATGTTATGATTTAAATAAAGCTTTAGAATTATTCCAAAAAGGTTTAACTATGGCTAAAAATTATTTATATCATAGTCTTATAATAGCTTTTTTAATGAATATAGCTCGTGTTTATAAATTATTATTAAATTTTGACTTATCTTTAAAATATTTTCATAAAGCTTTAGTTTTAAATAAAGAATCGAAGTATATAGAAGATACTAAAGAATGTGAAATGAATATCAATGAAATAGAAAATATCCTAAATGGTGTAGATACTCATAACTATTTTAATACTCTAGTAAATAAAGATAGTAAAGCCAAAGATGATATTATAAAGTATCTTATCTATGAAGCAAATATTTTAAAAGAAAAGAAAAACTACAATGAAGCAAAAGAAAAACTACAAGAATCAGAAAAAATTGCAAATGAAATAAATCTAAAAGGTTTATTATGTGAAGTTTATATGTCGTCTTATGATTTTTATAAAACTATAAATGATAGCAAAATAGCAAATAAGTATTATAATAAAGCAAAATACATTATAAAAAATTCAGGTCATAAACTTTTTGAAAAAAGACTAAGTGAGATAAAAAACTCTCACTTATAA